A window of Pseudodesulfovibrio hydrargyri contains these coding sequences:
- a CDS encoding LysE family translocator: MTIESGIALALATLVFACIPGPGISAVVAQSLARGFKAGAGFTCGLALGDVCYLLTALFGMGWVASRIGPYFVVLKWAGAAYLVYMGVKCWRARPNIEQAECALPVRPGRSFLAGLCVTLGNPKAIAFYCGFLPGFVDMRALTGSDVILVMSIIVPIIATVPLIYAALAARGRHAIRSTRLWKAMNRTAGTIMIGAGVAIASE; this comes from the coding sequence ATGACTATCGAGAGCGGCATTGCCTTGGCCTTGGCCACGCTGGTGTTCGCGTGCATTCCGGGGCCGGGCATTTCGGCTGTGGTGGCGCAGTCGCTGGCGCGCGGTTTCAAGGCCGGGGCGGGGTTCACCTGCGGGCTGGCTCTGGGCGACGTGTGTTACCTGCTGACCGCCCTGTTCGGCATGGGCTGGGTGGCCTCGCGGATCGGGCCGTATTTCGTCGTCTTGAAATGGGCGGGCGCGGCCTATCTGGTGTACATGGGCGTGAAGTGCTGGCGGGCCAGACCGAATATTGAGCAGGCCGAGTGCGCGTTGCCGGTCCGTCCGGGACGCAGCTTCCTGGCCGGGCTGTGCGTGACGCTGGGCAACCCCAAGGCCATCGCCTTCTATTGCGGCTTTTTGCCCGGCTTCGTGGACATGCGGGCCCTGACCGGTTCCGATGTGATTTTGGTCATGTCCATCATCGTTCCGATCATCGCCACGGTCCCGCTGATCTACGCCGCACTTGCCGCGCGCGGCCGCCACGCCATCCGCTCGACCCGGCTGTGGAAGGCCATGAACCGCACGGCCGGCACGATCATGATCGGCGCGGGCGTAGCCATTGCTTCGGAGTAA
- the xseA gene encoding exodeoxyribonuclease VII large subunit, with product MSNILTVSELTKSVKALLEAEFPFVWVRGQVSNLARPASGHVYFTLTDGDAALSVVWFKSSQASAESVDRGGERVNPLTGEIEEERGGTALTGSGLEDGMEVLCAGRLNVYEPRGQYQLVAELVQARGVGDLAVAFEALKKKLAAKGYFDEDRKLELPRDPKRVAVVTSKSGAAIRDFLRIADTRGTGAEIRIYPVLVQGDRAPAQIAAALDQVDGEGWAEVVVLIRGGGSLEDLWAFNTEEVADAIYRARLPVLTGVGHEPDVSIADFVADKRAATPSHAAQELWPRRETLAQKVDVLDLGLARAYAAWLSGKEGGFEHLRKALVWLSPQRRLERMEDRFSALMSRLQGAGLDHYFERAEQGARAAEGLSRAFGTHKLDGLSRDAAGLAHRLDRAFGPGRVDGLAGAVDGLGRRLDKSGRGAAETATQRLAVLETALRGLDPEGPLDRGYALVRVAGTGEFLRDPRRVTKGDALDITVRDGRVAATVTDTRPNEE from the coding sequence TTGTCCAATATACTGACCGTTTCCGAACTGACCAAGTCCGTCAAGGCGTTGCTGGAGGCCGAGTTTCCGTTCGTCTGGGTGCGGGGGCAGGTTTCGAATCTGGCGCGTCCGGCGTCCGGGCACGTGTACTTCACGCTGACCGACGGAGACGCGGCTCTGTCCGTGGTCTGGTTCAAGTCGTCGCAGGCCTCGGCCGAGTCCGTGGACCGGGGCGGGGAGCGGGTTAATCCGCTCACCGGCGAAATCGAGGAGGAGCGGGGCGGCACGGCCCTGACCGGCTCCGGGCTGGAGGACGGCATGGAGGTGCTGTGCGCGGGAAGGCTCAACGTGTACGAGCCGCGTGGCCAGTACCAGCTGGTGGCCGAACTGGTCCAGGCCCGGGGCGTGGGCGACCTGGCGGTGGCCTTCGAGGCGCTCAAGAAGAAGCTGGCGGCCAAGGGATATTTCGACGAGGACCGCAAACTGGAGCTGCCGCGCGACCCCAAGCGGGTGGCGGTGGTCACCTCCAAATCCGGCGCGGCCATCCGGGATTTCCTGCGCATCGCGGACACGCGCGGCACCGGGGCGGAGATACGGATTTATCCGGTCCTGGTCCAGGGCGACCGGGCCCCGGCCCAGATCGCGGCGGCACTGGACCAGGTGGACGGCGAGGGCTGGGCCGAGGTGGTCGTGCTCATCCGCGGCGGCGGGTCGCTGGAGGATCTGTGGGCGTTCAACACCGAGGAGGTGGCGGACGCCATCTACCGGGCGCGGCTGCCCGTGCTCACCGGCGTGGGCCATGAACCGGACGTGTCCATCGCGGATTTCGTGGCCGACAAGCGCGCGGCCACCCCGTCCCATGCGGCCCAGGAGCTGTGGCCCCGGCGCGAGACCCTGGCCCAGAAAGTGGACGTCCTGGACCTGGGGCTGGCGCGGGCGTATGCGGCCTGGCTGTCGGGCAAGGAGGGCGGTTTCGAGCACCTGCGCAAGGCGCTGGTCTGGCTGTCGCCCCAGCGGCGGCTGGAGCGCATGGAGGACCGTTTTTCCGCGCTCATGTCCCGGTTGCAGGGCGCGGGGCTGGACCATTATTTCGAGCGCGCGGAACAGGGCGCGCGGGCGGCCGAGGGGTTGTCCCGGGCATTCGGCACGCACAAACTGGACGGGCTTTCGCGCGACGCGGCCGGGCTGGCGCACCGTTTGGACCGGGCGTTTGGGCCGGGGCGCGTGGACGGGCTGGCCGGGGCCGTGGACGGGCTCGGGCGCAGGCTGGACAAATCCGGACGGGGCGCGGCCGAGACTGCTACGCAGCGGCTGGCCGTGCTCGAGACCGCGTTGCGCGGGCTGGACCCCGAGGGGCCGCTGGATCGCGGATACGCCCTGGTGCGCGTGGCCGGGACCGGCGAATTTTTACGTGACCCGAGAAGGGTGACGAAGGGCGACGCACTTGATATCACGGTCCGTGACGGCCGAGTGGCGGCCACGGTGACGGACACCCGACCCAACGAGGAATAG
- a CDS encoding M23 family metallopeptidase: MQRFFLLAILTALLGFPLNALAQDQTPVQDQAPVQDQVETQEQAPAFGLQEGDSPALVTKDEAPAAAEAEPAPVQSAPALVLAAPSKAGVGKPFLVRLTSDLPLESVSVHWQGREVVPSISVWNNRHVALAMLGTDVLTERPGKEELVVIASVDGKESSLRRTVRITPEDYPKQELTLPEKMVTPPKGVYARIEAEGKQTTEAKNTVSAMRLWRLPLERPVQGKVLSVYGAQRILNGKPKNPHRGLDFRSPMGNPIKCVADGRVILVGDHYYAGNSVYVDHGNGVVSMYFHMSEPTVKEGDEIKRGQTVGLTGMSGRATGPHLHFSLSVLGDLVDPAPLFSTTADNMLQ, translated from the coding sequence ATGCAACGGTTTTTTCTGCTGGCGATATTGACGGCCCTGCTCGGTTTTCCCTTGAATGCCCTGGCCCAGGATCAGACTCCGGTTCAGGATCAGGCCCCGGTCCAGGATCAGGTGGAGACACAGGAACAGGCCCCGGCCTTCGGGCTTCAGGAGGGGGACAGTCCCGCCCTGGTGACCAAGGATGAGGCCCCGGCTGCGGCCGAGGCCGAGCCCGCGCCGGTCCAGTCGGCTCCGGCCCTGGTGCTGGCCGCGCCGAGCAAGGCGGGGGTGGGCAAGCCGTTCCTGGTCCGACTGACCTCGGACCTGCCGCTGGAGTCGGTTTCCGTGCACTGGCAGGGGCGCGAGGTGGTTCCGTCCATCTCGGTCTGGAACAACCGGCACGTGGCCCTGGCCATGCTCGGCACGGACGTGCTCACCGAGCGGCCCGGCAAGGAGGAGCTGGTGGTCATCGCCTCGGTGGACGGCAAGGAAAGCTCCTTGCGCCGCACCGTGCGCATCACCCCGGAGGACTATCCGAAACAGGAATTGACACTGCCCGAGAAGATGGTCACCCCGCCCAAGGGCGTGTATGCGCGCATCGAGGCCGAGGGCAAACAGACCACGGAGGCCAAGAACACGGTCTCGGCCATGCGCCTGTGGCGGCTGCCGCTCGAGCGGCCCGTGCAGGGCAAGGTCCTGTCCGTGTACGGCGCGCAGCGCATCCTCAACGGCAAGCCCAAGAACCCGCACCGGGGGCTGGACTTCCGTTCGCCCATGGGCAATCCGATCAAGTGCGTGGCCGACGGCAGGGTCATCCTGGTGGGAGACCACTACTACGCGGGCAATTCCGTCTACGTGGATCACGGCAACGGAGTGGTCTCCATGTATTTCCACATGTCCGAGCCCACGGTGAAGGAGGGCGACGAGATCAAGCGCGGCCAGACCGTGGGTTTGACCGGCATGAGCGGACGGGCCACCGGGCCGCACCTGCACTTCTCCCTGTCGGTCCTGGGCGATCTGGTCGATCCCGCGCCGCTGTTCTCCACGACCGCCGACAACATGCTGCAATGA
- a CDS encoding M23 family metallopeptidase yields MKNRKLFGKRPWPLFPCLTLLCCLCLPGLALAGGMVDVQAPDAVGRGKAFAVRISTWYPLEDLEVRWNGRSVHPAVIQDGERSEAVLLLGVGLRGETGTYTLDVVARIWGHERRFSRTVEVGESEWGTETLSVPPKMVRPPASEQARIEKDRELMRAALAQASPERYWTAPLFRPVKGKMLSRFGLYRTFNGNVASRHTGQDFRAWLGTPIHAVAAGKVVLTRNLYYGGNTVLIDHGNGFFSMSCHLSKTKVKEGDMVGAGQVVGLSGATGRVTGAHLHLAVFVLGAVVDPAPFFDGTFLVESNEK; encoded by the coding sequence ATGAAGAATCGCAAACTTTTCGGTAAGCGGCCCTGGCCGCTGTTCCCTTGTCTGACCCTCCTGTGTTGCCTCTGCCTGCCGGGCCTGGCCCTGGCGGGCGGCATGGTCGATGTCCAGGCCCCCGACGCCGTGGGCCGGGGCAAGGCCTTCGCGGTCCGCATCTCCACCTGGTACCCGCTTGAGGACCTGGAGGTGCGCTGGAACGGCAGGAGCGTGCACCCGGCCGTGATCCAGGACGGCGAGCGGTCCGAGGCCGTGCTGCTGCTCGGCGTGGGCCTGCGCGGCGAGACCGGGACGTACACGCTGGACGTGGTCGCCCGTATCTGGGGCCATGAGCGCCGCTTCTCCCGGACCGTCGAGGTCGGGGAATCCGAGTGGGGCACCGAGACTCTGTCCGTGCCCCCGAAGATGGTCCGCCCGCCCGCGTCCGAGCAGGCGCGCATCGAAAAGGACCGCGAGCTGATGCGCGCCGCCCTGGCCCAGGCCTCGCCCGAGCGCTACTGGACCGCGCCCCTTTTCCGGCCGGTCAAGGGCAAGATGCTCAGCCGGTTCGGGCTGTACCGGACTTTCAACGGCAACGTGGCGTCCCGGCACACCGGCCAGGACTTCCGGGCCTGGCTCGGCACGCCCATCCACGCCGTGGCCGCAGGGAAGGTCGTCCTCACGCGCAATCTCTACTACGGCGGGAACACGGTGCTCATCGACCACGGCAACGGCTTTTTCTCCATGTCCTGCCACCTGTCCAAGACAAAGGTGAAGGAAGGGGATATGGTCGGGGCCGGGCAGGTCGTGGGCCTGTCCGGGGCCACCGGGCGCGTCACCGGCGCCCATTTGCACCTGGCCGTGTTCGTGCTCGGGGCGGTGGTCGATCCGGCGCCGTTCTTCGATGGGACGTTTTTGGTTGAAAGTAATGAAAAGTGA
- the xseB gene encoding exodeoxyribonuclease VII small subunit, producing MATTSFEDRLERLKLVVEQLERGDLPLEEGVALYKEGLELVKACGKQLETARHEVKLVSEGLVREFDALEALTSETEDEQ from the coding sequence ATGGCAACGACAAGCTTCGAAGACCGTCTGGAGAGGCTCAAGCTCGTGGTCGAGCAGTTGGAGCGCGGCGACCTGCCCCTTGAGGAGGGCGTGGCCCTGTACAAGGAGGGGCTCGAACTGGTCAAGGCGTGCGGCAAGCAGCTGGAGACCGCCCGGCACGAGGTCAAGCTCGTGTCCGAAGGGCTGGTCCGCGAGTTCGACGCGCTCGAGGCGCTGACCTCGGAAACGGAGGACGAACAGTGA
- a CDS encoding polyprenyl synthetase family protein produces MTFKDDLGRRAAEVEGYLVACLRDKGIPDRLLKSMEYSLLAGGKRLRPVLVLSWNGLLGGEAAKAMPFAASLECIHTYSLIHDDLPAMDDDDLRRGRPSNHKQFDEATAILAGDGLLTEAFGLMAAASLVEGLPADRVLRAVSVLARAAGAGGMVGGQTVDMELTGRTGVPLGELKKMHAMKTGALLTASCECGAILAGAGETDIDNAREFGRKIGVAFQIVDDVLDVVGDTATLGKPAGSDEAMGKTTYPALIGLDRSKTLAREYVDEALTHLSGYFGSEQEFLWQLARYIVDRVY; encoded by the coding sequence GTGACCTTCAAAGACGATCTGGGCCGCCGCGCGGCCGAGGTGGAAGGCTATCTGGTCGCCTGCCTGCGGGACAAGGGCATCCCGGACCGGCTGCTCAAGTCCATGGAATACTCCCTGCTGGCCGGGGGCAAGCGGCTGCGGCCGGTGCTGGTCCTGTCCTGGAACGGGCTGCTCGGCGGGGAAGCGGCCAAGGCCATGCCCTTTGCCGCCTCGCTGGAGTGTATCCATACCTATTCGCTGATCCACGACGACCTGCCCGCCATGGACGACGACGACCTGCGGCGCGGGCGTCCGTCCAACCACAAGCAGTTCGACGAGGCCACGGCCATCCTGGCGGGCGACGGGCTGCTGACCGAGGCCTTCGGGCTGATGGCCGCCGCGTCCCTGGTCGAGGGGCTGCCCGCCGACCGCGTGCTGCGGGCGGTTTCCGTGCTGGCCCGGGCGGCCGGAGCGGGCGGCATGGTCGGCGGCCAGACCGTGGACATGGAGCTGACCGGGCGCACGGGCGTGCCGCTGGGGGAGCTCAAGAAGATGCACGCCATGAAGACCGGGGCGCTGCTGACCGCCTCCTGCGAGTGCGGGGCGATCCTGGCCGGGGCCGGGGAGACGGATATCGACAACGCCCGCGAGTTCGGGCGCAAGATCGGCGTGGCTTTCCAGATCGTGGACGACGTGCTCGACGTGGTCGGCGACACCGCGACCCTGGGCAAGCCCGCGGGCAGCGACGAGGCCATGGGCAAGACCACCTATCCGGCGCTCATCGGGCTGGACAGGAGCAAAACCCTGGCCCGGGAGTACGTGGACGAGGCGTTGACGCATTTGTCGGGCTATTTCGGGTCGGAACAGGAGTTCCTATGGCAATTGGCCCGATACATAGTAGACAGGGTGTATTGA